Proteins from one Oncorhynchus gorbuscha isolate QuinsamMale2020 ecotype Even-year linkage group LG18, OgorEven_v1.0, whole genome shotgun sequence genomic window:
- the LOC124004025 gene encoding leucine-rich repeat neuronal protein 1-like produces MARGRFIYCLLGQLFTGLILFSVGLSSIQRDNDCPQQCVCEIRPWFTPQSTYREATTVDCNDLRLTRIPGNLSSDTQVLLLQSNYIARTSEELEQLYNLTELDLSQNNFSSIRDVGLSNMSQLTTLHLEENQITEMPDYCLQDLSNLQELYINHNQINIISPNALSGLHNLLRLHLNSNRLKAINSRWFESTPNLEILMIGENPIDGILEFNFKPLVNLRSLVLAGMDLTDIPGNAFVGLDNLESLSFYDNKLVRVPQNALQKLPNLKFLDLNKNPVHKIQEGDLKNMLRLKELGINNMGELACIDRFALDNLPELTKLEATNNPKFSYVNRQAFRDLPALESLMLNNNALNALYQSTVDFLPNLREISIHSNPMRCDCVIQWMSSNKTNIRFMEPLSMLCAMPAKVRGQHVREVLQQDSAEQCLPMISHDTFPNHLNLDIGMTVDLDCRAMSQPEPEIYWVTPMGNKVMIDTMSEKYSLSSEGTLRISHIQVEDSGRYTCVAQNVEGADTRVTAVRVNGTLLDSSQLMKIYVKQTESHSILVSWKVNSNVMTSNLKWSSATMKIDNPHITYTARVPVDVHEYNLTHLQPATKYEVCLTVSNIHQQTQKSCVNVTTKHAVFAVEISDQGTNTALAAVMGTIFGIISLASMAVYIAKRWKRKNYNHSLKKYMQKTSSIPLNELYPPLINLWEVDSEKDKEVSSSSETKPSQVDTTQSYYMW; encoded by the coding sequence ATGGCTAGAGGGAGGTTTATCTACTGTTTACTAGGCCAGTTGTTCACTGGCCTGATTCTGTTTTCCGTTGGACTATCCTCAATCCAGAGAGATAATGATTGTCCCCAGCAGTGTGTATGCGAGATCCGACCCTGGTTCACCCCTCAGTCCACCTACAGAGAAGCCACGACGGTGGACTGCAATGATCTCCGTCTCACACGCATCCCAGGCAACCTGTCCAGTGACACGCAGGTGCTCCTCCTGCAGAGCAACTACATCGCCAGGACCAGTGAGGAACTGGAGCAGCtatacaacctgacagagttggacCTGTCTCAGAACAACTTCAGCAGCATCCGTGACGTGGGCCTCAGCAACATGTCCCAGCTCACCACCCTGCACCTGGAGGAGAACCAGATCACTGAGATGCCTGACTACTGCCTGCAGGACCTCAGCAACCTGCAAGAGCTCTACATCAACCATAACCAGATCAACATTATCTCCCCCAATGCCCTCTCTGGTCTGCACAACCTGCTCAGGCTCCATCTAAACTCTAACAGGCTCAAGGCCATCAACAGCCGCTGGTTTGAGTCTACTCCCAATCTGGAGATCCTCATGATTGGGGAAAACCCTATAGATGGCATTCTGGAGTTTAACTTCAAGCCTCTTGTAAACCTGAGAAGCTTGGTTCTGGCTGGAATGGATTTAACAGACATTCCTGGAAATGCCTTTGTGGGACTAGATAACCTAGAGAGTCTCTCCTTCTACGACAATAAGCTAGTCAGAGTTCCTCAAAACGCTCTTCAGAAACTACCTAACCTCAAGTTCTTGGACTTGAACAAAAACCCTGTGCACAAAATTCAAGAGGGGGACTTGAAGAACATGCTGAGGCTGAAAGAGCTGGGCATTAACAACATGGGGGAGCTGGCCTGCATTGACCGCTTTGCCCTCGATAACCTCCCTGAGCTCACCAAGCTGGAAGCCACTAACAACCCCAAGTTCTCCTACGTGAACCGCCAGGCCTTCCGTGACCTCCCCGCCTTGGAGAGTCTCATGTTGAACAACAACGCCCTTAACGCCCTCTACCAGTCCACTGTGGACTTCCTGCCCAACCTGCGTGAGATCAGTATCCACAGCAACCCCATGCGATGCGACTGCGTCATCCAGTGGATGAGCTCCAACAAGACCAACATCCGCTTCATGGAGCCCCTCTCCATGCTCTGTGCCATGCCAGCCAAGGTCAGAGGGCAGCATGTGAGGGAGGTGCTCCAGCAGGACTCAGCAGAGCAGTGCCTGCCGATGATCTCCCACGACACATTTCCCAACCACCTGAACCTGGACATCGGCATGACTGTGGATCTGGACTGCCGAGCCATGTCCCAGCCCGAACCGGAGATCTACTGGGTCACGCCCATGGGGAACAAGGTGATGATAGACACCATGTCTGAGAAGTACAGCCTCAGTAGTGAAGGAACGCTGCGCATCTCTCACATCCAGGTAGAGGACTCTGGCAGGTACACCTGTGTGGCACAAAATGTTGAGGGGGCAGACACCCGGGTGACTGCTGTTAGGGTGAATGGTACTCTCTTAGACAGCTCCCAGCTGATGAAGATCTATGTGAAGCAGACTGAGTCCCACTCTATCCTAGTCTCCTGGAAGGTCAACTCCAATGTCATGACCTCCAACCTCAAGTGGTCATCTGCCACCATGAAGATAGACAACCCCCACATCACCTACACAGCCAGGGTCCCGGTGGATGTCCATGAGTATAACCTCACACACCTACAGCCTGCCACCAAGTATGAGGTGTGTCTCACCGTCTCCAACATCCACCAGCAGACGCAGAAGTCTTGTGTCAACGTCACAACGAAGCATGCAGTCTTTGCTGTGGAGATATCCGACCAAGGCACTAACACTGCTCTCGCAGCTGTCATGGGAACCATATTCGGCATCATCAGCCTGGCCTCTATGGCTGTGTACATTGCCAAGCGGTGGAAGAGGAAAAACTACAATCACTCCCTGAAAAAGTACATGCAGAAAACATCCTCCATCCCACTCAATGAGCTCTACCCTCCCCTCATCAACCTGTGGGAGGTAGACAGTGAGAAGGACAAAGAGGTGTCCTCCTCCTCAGAGACCAAACCCAGCCAAGTGGACACTACACAGAGCTACTATATGTGGTGA